Proteins co-encoded in one Desulfitobacterium hafniense DCB-2 genomic window:
- a CDS encoding Rpn family recombination-promoting nuclease/putative transposase, with amino-acid sequence MSLIHNPHDKFFKETFGDIGMARSFLKNYLPQEILALVDLETILPQKDSYIDQELQESFSDLLFQVKIHKNEGYLYFLFEHKSYPSQGIALQLLKYMVRIWESKLKESKTDKLPLIIPMVVYHGQEKWNSSLKLSGIIDNYEQLPNAVTQYIPEYEYILYDLSTYTDQEMVGNMLLLIILRTMRDIFIKDTEAFHNILHELLISFERVEDQEKGMQFFETLIRYILSTRQDLELKRIYEIAKEVSLERGEVMMTIAEKLIMEGMEKGLKKGREEGLEKGREETKLEVARNLLGLGIEMDKVAKATGLSEEEIRKLMN; translated from the coding sequence ATGAGCCTTATTCACAATCCTCACGATAAATTTTTTAAAGAAACCTTTGGTGATATCGGCATGGCCAGGAGCTTTCTGAAGAATTATCTTCCACAGGAGATCCTGGCACTAGTTGACCTGGAAACTATCCTGCCGCAAAAAGACAGCTATATCGATCAGGAGCTGCAGGAAAGCTTCTCCGACCTACTGTTTCAAGTGAAGATCCATAAGAATGAGGGATACCTCTATTTTCTGTTTGAGCATAAAAGCTATCCGTCCCAAGGAATAGCCCTGCAGTTGCTGAAATATATGGTCAGGATATGGGAAAGCAAACTAAAGGAATCCAAAACAGATAAACTACCACTCATCATTCCGATGGTGGTGTACCACGGTCAGGAAAAGTGGAATAGTTCCCTGAAACTATCCGGGATAATCGACAATTATGAACAGCTGCCCAACGCTGTAACTCAATATATTCCGGAGTACGAATACATCCTCTACGACCTTTCCACATACACTGATCAAGAAATGGTCGGCAATATGCTGCTCCTGATTATATTGAGGACCATGCGGGACATCTTTATCAAGGATACGGAAGCATTCCATAACATACTGCATGAATTATTGATTAGCTTTGAGCGGGTGGAAGATCAGGAAAAGGGGATGCAATTCTTTGAGACCCTGATCAGATATATCTTAAGTACCCGACAGGACTTGGAACTAAAAAGAATTTACGAGATCGCCAAGGAAGTTTCACTGGAAAGAGGTGAAGTTATGATGACTATCGCAGAAAAGCTGATTATGGAAGGTATGGAAAAAGGATTGAAAAAAGGCAGAGAAGAAGGACTGGAAAAAGGCAGAGAAGAAACAAAACTGGAAGTAGCCAGAAATCTGCTGGGGTTAGGGATAGAGATGGATAAGGTCGCGAAGGCTACAGGACTTTCGGAAGAAGAAATTCGCAAATTGATGAATTAA